AGGGCGTGACCATGGCCGAGGTCATCCGGCGGGCCGTGTCCGCCTACGTCGACGAGGTGACGCCGGATTCTGAACCGGCGCTCGCTGCGACCTTCGGCGCAGCCCCCGATGCCGAGATGCCCGATCGTGACAGCTGGGACCGTGGCTGACGTCCTGGTCGATACCGACGTCTTCGTGGACCACCTCCGCGGAGCGGCGGAGCTGAAACCGGGAGGGCACCGGATCCACTACTCGGTGATCACACGCGCCGAACTCTTCGCCGGCAACAGCGCA
Above is a window of Acidimicrobiales bacterium DNA encoding:
- a CDS encoding CopG family transcriptional regulator, producing the protein MSATRTQIYLTDELRAAIDRVAEAEGVTMAEVIRRAVSAYVDEVTPDSEPALAATFGAAPDAEMPDRDSWDRG